A single Arachidicoccus sp. BS20 DNA region contains:
- a CDS encoding MarR family winged helix-turn-helix transcriptional regulator, translating into MKSNNPYLKELEGMLTPYVHSISQVIHKFGNDMMKERRMPIAIDQLPVLMTVFLGENLTQQDIATYSKRDKSSVKRTLSVFEKKGLIKIVAHPEDKRKTIVQTTDAGDFVAEQVRQMIHEAEEKIFSFLTKKARKELLETLKNVLERINPEQC; encoded by the coding sequence ATGAAGAGCAATAATCCGTATTTAAAAGAATTGGAAGGGATGCTTACACCATATGTTCACAGCATCAGCCAAGTGATACATAAGTTCGGAAACGATATGATGAAAGAAAGAAGAATGCCGATTGCTATCGACCAGCTTCCGGTACTAATGACTGTATTTCTTGGCGAAAACTTGACACAGCAAGATATTGCCACTTATTCAAAAAGAGATAAATCGTCTGTAAAGCGTACACTTTCTGTATTTGAAAAAAAAGGGCTGATTAAAATAGTAGCGCATCCTGAAGACAAGCGCAAAACAATCGTGCAAACGACTGATGCCGGAGATTTTGTTGCAGAGCAAGTACGGCAAATGATTCACGAAGCAGAAGAAAAAATTTTTTCTTTCCTTACAAAAAAAGCAAGAAAAGAATTGCTCGAAACTTTAAAGAATGTGCTGGAAAGAATCAATCCCGAACAATGTTGA
- a CDS encoding TolC family protein, with protein sequence MLQKSFGLIILLTSAFFQSRAQQSMTLKQCINYGLKNHISVKIQENNIEQSKQKANEALADYLPQVSINGNLDRNLKVQSSVLSMTSSDGSTIPGVPSGSGSGDIIIKLGTPYAAGFTGELDQQIYNQAKLVGIKASEPNKQLSLLNKQANDESLIYNIAAAYFQIIVLQKQLELQLDDKNRYEKLLQVAQLRFNQGVAKKADLMQVQVNLNNVISQLATTQSNLSYSYNVLKNSIGVPQSTDIQLSDTSRWLQFTPDATAPVPEFNYATTTPYLQQKAQISLYDFNRKNIKAGAIPSLSAYARYGLNGFGNSMSDAYGKLYDYSAVGLKLTWNIFTGLRRSAQYKEATVDYENAINNLKLNEDNQNLQYQNSVVSLQRTDSSISVNRANMVLAHEVYDNTSLAYQQGTSDLSALLNAENSYRDAQNNYLQSLLDFYRAQLDLHKSAGTLKQYFEQL encoded by the coding sequence ATGCTACAAAAGTCTTTTGGTTTGATAATCTTGCTCACATCGGCTTTTTTTCAAAGCCGCGCACAGCAATCCATGACGTTAAAACAATGTATCAATTACGGGTTAAAAAACCATATTTCCGTAAAAATACAGGAAAACAATATTGAGCAATCCAAACAAAAAGCCAATGAAGCGCTTGCCGATTATCTGCCGCAGGTAAGCATCAATGGAAACCTCGACAGAAATTTAAAAGTTCAGTCCAGCGTTTTAAGCATGACTTCTTCCGACGGCTCAACAATCCCCGGCGTACCAAGCGGCAGCGGCTCCGGAGACATTATTATAAAACTCGGAACTCCTTATGCTGCGGGCTTTACAGGCGAACTTGACCAACAAATCTATAATCAGGCAAAGCTCGTTGGCATCAAAGCTTCCGAACCAAATAAGCAATTGTCTTTATTGAATAAACAAGCAAACGATGAATCGCTGATTTATAATATTGCGGCTGCATATTTTCAAATAATCGTTTTGCAAAAACAATTGGAATTGCAACTTGACGATAAAAATCGTTATGAAAAATTATTGCAAGTGGCTCAACTCCGCTTTAATCAAGGCGTAGCAAAAAAAGCCGATTTGATGCAGGTTCAGGTAAATTTAAACAACGTGATTTCGCAACTTGCTACAACGCAAAGCAACTTATCTTATAGTTATAATGTTTTAAAAAACAGTATCGGCGTGCCGCAATCGACCGATATTCAATTGTCCGACACTTCGCGCTGGCTACAATTTACGCCCGACGCAACTGCTCCCGTTCCGGAATTTAATTACGCAACCACAACGCCCTATTTGCAACAAAAAGCGCAGATTTCTTTGTATGATTTCAACAGAAAAAATATTAAAGCAGGTGCAATTCCATCGTTGTCCGCTTATGCAAGATATGGTTTGAACGGTTTCGGAAATTCCATGAGTGATGCTTATGGAAAGTTGTATGATTATTCCGCAGTCGGTTTGAAATTAACATGGAATATTTTCACGGGACTCAGACGCAGCGCGCAATACAAGGAAGCTACCGTTGATTATGAAAACGCAATTAACAATTTAAAGCTGAATGAAGACAACCAGAATTTGCAGTATCAAAATTCAGTTGTTTCCCTGCAAAGAACAGATTCGTCCATCTCTGTAAACCGCGCCAACATGGTGCTTGCTCATGAAGTATACGATAATACATCGCTCGCTTATCAGCAGGGAACTTCCGATTTAAGTGCATTGTTGAACGCAGAAAATTCATACCGCGATGCACAGAATAATTACCTGCAATCGCTGCTTGATTTTTATCGTGCACAGCTTGATTTGCACAAATCTGCCGGAACACTCAAACAATATTTTGAACAATTATAA
- a CDS encoding prephenate dehydrogenase translates to MNNSLNKNIEIAAVIGLGLIGGTFAYALRDNKIVSKIIGVEANEEHAKKALELGLVDEILPLDEAVQQADFIILATPVTIAATQLPKILENVDEQIVIDLGSTKFDIINSVKNHPKRGRYVASHPMWGTEFSGPEAAQHNVLRDRVNIICDKDDSDKDALEFVENFYRKIGMRLVYMNGEAHDVHLAYVSHISHITSFALANTVLEKEKEEDTIFNLASSGFESTVRLAKSNSATWVPVFKQNKENVLDVLNEYISQLRKFKSSLEKENWEYLNELIEGSNKIKKILK, encoded by the coding sequence ATGAATAATTCTTTAAATAAAAATATTGAAATAGCGGCTGTTATCGGTCTTGGTTTAATCGGCGGTACATTTGCGTATGCTTTGCGCGACAATAAAATCGTATCAAAAATTATCGGCGTTGAAGCAAATGAAGAACACGCAAAGAAAGCATTAGAACTTGGTCTGGTTGATGAAATTTTGCCTTTGGATGAAGCCGTGCAACAAGCTGATTTTATCATTCTTGCAACACCTGTAACCATTGCAGCAACACAGCTTCCGAAGATTTTGGAGAATGTCGATGAGCAAATCGTTATTGACTTAGGCTCTACAAAATTTGATATTATCAATTCCGTGAAAAATCATCCGAAGCGCGGAAGATATGTAGCTTCGCACCCGATGTGGGGAACTGAGTTCAGTGGTCCCGAAGCAGCGCAGCACAATGTCTTACGCGACCGAGTAAACATTATTTGCGACAAAGACGACAGCGATAAAGATGCTTTGGAATTTGTAGAAAATTTCTATCGAAAAATCGGGATGCGTTTGGTGTATATGAACGGCGAAGCGCACGATGTGCATTTGGCGTATGTTTCGCATATTTCGCATATCACGAGTTTTGCATTGGCGAACACGGTTTTGGAAAAAGAAAAAGAAGAAGATACCATTTTCAATCTCGCGAGTTCGGGTTTTGAAAGTACGGTGCGTTTGGCAAAAAGTAATTCGGCAACCTGGGTTCCCGTTTTTAAACAAAACAAAGAAAATGTGCTGGATGTGCTGAACGAATATATTTCGCAGTTGCGAAAATTCAAGTCATCTTTGGAGAAGGAAAACTGGGAATATCTGAACGAATTGATTGAAGGGTCGAATAAGATTAAGAAGATATTGAAATAA
- a CDS encoding prephenate dehydratase, translating into MSNQKIQKHKVAIQGYEGCFHQEAAQHFFGKDVEIVCCDTFRDLVKVASHKRESTGGVMAIENSIAGSILPNYNLLQKSNLKIVGEVYMQIRQNLLVNIGTSLSELKEIHSHPMALQQCLKYLDEHNWKLVETEDTALSAKKLAKSKSPYIGVIASRLAAEIYDLELIAPNIHTMKNNYTRFLILSREEDTAEIDDANKASVYFHTDNSKGSLAKVLNKINETDINLSKLQSFPIPGSDWKYSFHADMEFDTREQLSSVLKKLKPVTEELKVYGVYRKGKNV; encoded by the coding sequence ATGAGTAATCAAAAAATTCAAAAACATAAAGTTGCTATTCAGGGATACGAAGGCTGTTTTCATCAGGAAGCGGCACAGCATTTTTTCGGGAAAGATGTAGAAATTGTATGTTGCGATACATTCAGGGATTTGGTAAAAGTTGCTTCACACAAGCGTGAAAGTACGGGCGGAGTAATGGCGATTGAAAATTCCATTGCCGGCAGCATCCTTCCGAATTATAATTTGTTGCAAAAAAGCAACCTCAAAATTGTGGGCGAAGTGTATATGCAAATTCGTCAAAATTTGCTGGTTAATATTGGCACAAGTTTAAGTGAACTGAAAGAAATTCATTCGCATCCGATGGCATTGCAGCAATGTTTGAAATATCTGGACGAACATAATTGGAAGCTCGTAGAAACCGAAGACACAGCGTTGAGCGCAAAGAAATTAGCGAAAAGTAAAAGTCCGTATATCGGTGTAATTGCGAGCAGACTTGCTGCGGAAATTTACGATTTGGAACTCATTGCTCCGAACATTCACACGATGAAAAACAATTATACACGCTTTTTGATTTTGAGTAGGGAAGAAGATACAGCGGAAATCGATGATGCGAACAAAGCGTCCGTTTATTTTCATACGGATAACTCGAAAGGTAGTCTGGCAAAGGTTTTGAACAAAATAAATGAAACAGATATTAATCTTAGTAAGCTGCAAAGCTTCCCGATTCCCGGCAGCGATTGGAAGTATAGTTTTCATGCAGATATGGAGTTTGACACGCGTGAACAGTTAAGCTCGGTATTGAAAAAATTAAAGCCGGTAACAGAAGAGTTGAAAGTATACGGTGTGTATAGAAAAGGGAAGAATGTGTGA
- a CDS encoding LTA synthase family protein: MFLKIYWKPVLWLLVFYVSVCTVLRIALLLNPVTTAHFYFIDYVKIFVGGALNDALIFVLLGTLLWLYLLFLSDGKFKKPFGYIIFGLLVALLCYLIFFNNILKQYGNVVPLIGILFVSFKTLLFGLMLFFPKLRKPLRTVFYFITVLLFAALILLNALSEYYFWNEFGVRYNFIAVDYLIYTNEVIGNIMESYPVVPLFTMLGIIALAITFWIVYKTRVFVTQLPTFFTKIKITVIYGGAAFLSFWLLPLLSKMGNTDNMFASELQSDGVYKFCVAFIDNDLNYFKFYSTINQAEAFRLLKNQLPGLQGKSTLHEVKDSLPEIHKNVVLITVESLSEDYLQHYGNSNHLTPFLDSLADESMFFTNLYAVGNRTVRGLEAVTLCIPPAPGESIIKRKGNENKFSTGFIFKQKGYQVKFLYGGYSYFDNMRDFYEGNGYDIVDRNNFAPNEISFANIWGVCDEDMAKKAIKTMNAEAATGRPFFNHWMTVSNHRPFTYPNGKIDIPGDAKSREGGVKYTDYALRRFFEVSEKQAWFHNTVFIIVADHCASSSGKTALPMSKYRIPCIVYSPGFIVPQQVDKLMSQIDIMPTVMSLLHFSYSSKFIGQNVLDANYKPRAFIATYEDMGFVKNDTLTVLSPVREVKQYHLAPKILDSIEPQFQYQYKEVPVKNIDKNLQNETVSYYQTSAWLMQNGKFQNDAN; this comes from the coding sequence ATGTTTTTGAAAATATATTGGAAACCGGTTTTATGGTTGTTGGTTTTTTATGTGAGTGTATGTACTGTTCTGAGAATTGCACTGCTGCTGAATCCCGTTACTACAGCGCATTTTTACTTTATCGATTATGTAAAAATTTTCGTCGGCGGTGCATTGAACGATGCGCTGATATTTGTACTTCTTGGTACACTGTTATGGTTGTATTTATTGTTTTTGTCTGATGGAAAATTTAAAAAACCTTTCGGTTATATCATCTTCGGATTGTTGGTTGCATTGCTGTGTTATCTCATTTTCTTCAACAATATTCTGAAGCAATACGGCAATGTTGTTCCGCTCATCGGAATCCTGTTTGTAAGTTTTAAAACATTGCTGTTCGGATTGATGCTGTTTTTCCCGAAATTGCGCAAACCGTTGAGAACCGTATTTTATTTCATCACGGTTTTGCTTTTTGCCGCGCTCATTTTGCTGAATGCCTTGAGCGAATATTATTTTTGGAACGAGTTTGGCGTACGCTACAATTTTATCGCGGTTGATTATTTGATTTACACCAATGAAGTCATAGGTAACATCATGGAATCTTATCCTGTTGTGCCCTTGTTTACTATGCTTGGAATTATTGCACTCGCGATAACTTTTTGGATTGTGTATAAAACGAGGGTTTTCGTTACACAATTGCCAACGTTTTTTACCAAGATAAAAATCACTGTAATATACGGCGGTGCTGCGTTTCTGAGTTTTTGGTTATTGCCTTTGTTGAGCAAAATGGGCAATACTGACAATATGTTCGCAAGCGAATTGCAATCCGATGGTGTGTATAAATTCTGTGTTGCTTTTATCGATAACGATTTGAATTATTTCAAATTTTATTCGACGATAAATCAAGCTGAAGCATTTCGATTATTAAAAAATCAGTTGCCCGGTTTGCAGGGGAAATCTACTTTGCATGAAGTAAAAGATTCGTTGCCCGAAATACACAAAAACGTGGTGTTGATAACCGTTGAAAGCCTGAGCGAAGATTATTTACAACATTATGGAAATTCAAATCATCTTACGCCGTTTCTTGATTCGCTGGCAGATGAAAGTATGTTTTTTACAAATTTGTACGCCGTCGGAAACCGCACTGTGCGCGGGCTTGAGGCTGTTACGCTTTGCATTCCGCCTGCGCCCGGCGAAAGCATTATCAAACGGAAGGGTAATGAAAATAAATTCAGCACGGGCTTTATTTTTAAGCAAAAAGGTTATCAGGTAAAATTTCTGTACGGCGGTTACAGCTATTTTGATAACATGAGAGATTTTTACGAGGGCAATGGTTATGACATTGTGGACAGAAATAATTTTGCGCCGAATGAAATTTCTTTCGCCAATATTTGGGGTGTATGCGACGAAGATATGGCAAAGAAAGCGATTAAAACAATGAACGCGGAAGCTGCGACAGGCAGGCCTTTTTTCAATCATTGGATGACGGTTAGCAATCATCGTCCGTTCACATATCCGAACGGAAAAATTGATATTCCGGGCGATGCAAAATCGCGAGAAGGCGGCGTAAAATATACTGATTATGCTTTGAGAAGATTTTTTGAAGTGAGCGAAAAGCAAGCGTGGTTCCACAATACCGTGTTTATCATTGTTGCCGACCATTGCGCGTCTTCGTCGGGCAAAACGGCTTTGCCGATGTCTAAATATCGTATTCCGTGTATTGTGTATTCGCCCGGTTTTATTGTACCGCAACAAGTTGATAAACTGATGTCGCAAATAGATATTATGCCAACTGTGATGAGTCTTTTACATTTCAGTTATTCATCAAAATTTATCGGGCAAAATGTGTTAGATGCGAATTACAAGCCGCGCGCTTTTATAGCGACTTATGAAGATATGGGCTTTGTTAAAAACGATACGCTTACGGTGCTTTCGCCTGTGCGGGAAGTGAAACAGTATCATCTTGCGCCCAAAATACTGGACAGTATTGAGCCGCAATTTCAATATCAGTATAAGGAAGTGCCAGTGAAAAATATCGATAAAAATTTGCAGAACGAAACGGTAAGCTATTATCAAACTTCGGCTTGGCTAATGCAAAACGGCAAGTTTCAAAATGATGCGAACTAA
- a CDS encoding DEAD/DEAH box helicase, which translates to MITFEELGLDERLVQAVTEMGYVNPTPIQEKAIPVLINGTKDLIGLAQTGTGKTAAFGLPLLHLLDANDKYPQALVVCPTRELCLQIVNEIISFKKHIKGLQVVAVYGGASISLQIKDIRRGAQVVVATPGRLIDLIERKAINLEQIKYVVLDEADEMLNMGFQDDIEFILQNTPNRDSTWLFSATMPNEIRKVSKRYMKEPVEITVGKVNTANKNIDHQYYVTSAIHRYETLKRLIDFNPGIYGIIFTRTKAEAQEIAEKLTREGYDIDALHGDLSQPQRDKVMNQFRDRSLQLLIATDVAARGIDVKDITHVINYELPDDVEVYTHRTGRTGRAGNTGVAISIIHQREAYKLRQIEKIIQTQINKVEIPSGKDVCRKQFFYFMDKLLKADISHGDYETYVPMLEEKFADISKEEVLKRVAALEFDRFLKYYENAGDLNARIQDRNERRSDDRGRGRNSRDGGRRDSRDFQGDTTRLFINIGTKDGFYKASFLQFILDMSDLRKDVLGRIDMKEMNSWVEIDKRAANQMIRALDGKNFKGRKIRMNDADSGGGRRR; encoded by the coding sequence ATGATAACATTTGAAGAGTTAGGATTAGACGAGCGTTTGGTGCAGGCAGTTACGGAAATGGGGTATGTAAATCCCACGCCGATACAGGAAAAAGCGATTCCCGTTCTAATCAACGGAACAAAAGACCTCATCGGTCTTGCGCAGACAGGGACCGGAAAAACGGCGGCATTCGGTCTGCCGTTGCTGCATTTGCTCGATGCAAACGATAAGTATCCGCAGGCGTTGGTCGTTTGTCCTACGAGAGAACTATGTTTGCAAATTGTAAACGAAATAATTAGTTTTAAAAAGCATATTAAAGGATTGCAGGTCGTAGCGGTTTACGGCGGTGCATCCATTTCGTTGCAAATAAAAGATATTCGCAGAGGCGCACAGGTTGTGGTGGCAACGCCCGGAAGATTGATTGATTTAATTGAACGCAAAGCCATCAACCTCGAACAGATAAAATATGTAGTGTTGGACGAAGCCGATGAAATGCTCAATATGGGCTTTCAGGATGACATTGAATTCATCCTGCAAAACACGCCGAACCGCGATAGCACGTGGCTTTTCAGTGCAACTATGCCGAATGAAATTCGCAAAGTGAGTAAGCGCTACATGAAAGAGCCGGTTGAAATTACGGTGGGTAAAGTGAACACGGCGAACAAAAATATTGACCATCAATATTATGTTACATCAGCAATTCATCGTTACGAAACGTTAAAGCGTTTGATAGATTTTAATCCCGGTATTTACGGAATTATCTTTACACGAACCAAAGCCGAAGCGCAGGAAATTGCAGAGAAACTCACACGAGAAGGCTACGATATCGATGCCTTGCATGGCGACCTTTCGCAGCCGCAACGAGACAAAGTGATGAACCAATTCCGCGACAGAAGTTTGCAGCTCTTAATCGCTACGGACGTGGCGGCGCGCGGTATTGACGTGAAAGACATTACACACGTTATCAACTACGAGTTGCCCGACGATGTGGAAGTTTACACGCATCGCACCGGACGTACGGGGCGCGCAGGAAATACGGGCGTTGCGATTAGCATCATTCATCAGCGCGAAGCATACAAGCTCCGCCAGATTGAAAAAATTATTCAGACACAAATTAACAAAGTAGAAATTCCGTCGGGTAAAGATGTATGCCGTAAACAGTTTTTTTACTTCATGGATAAATTGTTGAAGGCGGATATTTCGCACGGCGATTATGAAACCTATGTGCCGATGCTGGAAGAAAAATTTGCCGACATTTCCAAAGAAGAAGTGCTGAAACGTGTGGCTGCTTTAGAGTTTGACCGCTTTTTGAAATACTATGAAAATGCTGGCGATTTGAATGCGCGTATTCAAGACCGCAACGAACGCAGAAGCGACGACAGAGGTCGCGGAAGAAATTCACGTGACGGCGGAAGGCGCGACAGCCGAGACTTTCAGGGCGATACCACAAGACTGTTCATCAACATCGGTACAAAAGACGGCTTTTATAAAGCGAGCTTTTTACAGTTCATTTTAGATATGAGCGATTTGAGAAAAGACGTGCTCGGAAGAATCGATATGAAAGAAATGAACAGTTGGGTAGAAATTGATAAACGAGCCGCGAATCAAATGATACGCGCTTTGGACGGCAAGAATTTTAAAGGAAGAAAAATTCGTATGAACGATGCGGACAGCGGAGGTGGAAGAAGACGATAA
- a CDS encoding efflux RND transporter periplasmic adaptor subunit — protein MLRRIFIIAFVVLVLGAIAFKLASNKKEIDQKKAVAPITNLQIPVNIYTVALQNYNDSLVKVGTLIPFKEADINAIVAGKLVSVNFNLGTRVSQGEVVASLDNRAIQLNLEQAVTNKNKLEKDLKRNDTLYAGNATTLQDVQNTKLNYDNAVNQIDLLNKQLSDTKIKAPINGQIVTKLKESGEYVAVGNSLGHIVDLSSLKADVNVNEADVYSLKIGQEVLVTTDIYPNTIFKGHINFISDKGDATHNYQVEITLQNSDAHPLKAGTFAYVNFERKSSGTAILIPRSSLLEGMQTPKVYVVENGKVITKNIVTGKEIGDLIEVKSGLNTGEQVITSGQINLKEGSLVKAITE, from the coding sequence ATGTTAAGAAGAATATTCATCATCGCTTTTGTTGTTTTGGTACTTGGGGCAATTGCTTTTAAACTTGCATCCAATAAAAAAGAAATTGACCAAAAGAAAGCAGTTGCGCCTATTACAAACTTGCAAATTCCCGTAAACATTTATACCGTTGCTTTGCAAAACTATAATGATAGTTTGGTAAAAGTCGGCACGTTGATTCCTTTTAAAGAAGCAGATATAAATGCAATTGTTGCAGGGAAATTGGTTTCGGTAAACTTTAATTTGGGAACAAGGGTTTCTCAAGGCGAAGTTGTCGCAAGTCTTGACAACCGTGCAATACAGCTCAATTTAGAGCAGGCGGTAACCAACAAAAACAAATTGGAAAAAGACCTGAAACGTAACGATACTTTGTACGCGGGCAATGCAACCACTTTGCAGGATGTACAAAACACAAAGTTGAATTACGACAATGCAGTAAACCAAATTGATTTGCTGAACAAGCAACTTTCCGACACCAAAATCAAAGCACCGATTAACGGACAAATTGTTACGAAACTAAAAGAATCCGGCGAATATGTTGCAGTAGGAAATTCGCTCGGACACATCGTGGATTTATCAAGTTTAAAAGCGGATGTAAATGTGAACGAAGCCGATGTTTATTCTTTAAAAATTGGTCAGGAAGTTTTGGTAACAACGGATATTTATCCGAATACCATTTTCAAAGGACACATCAATTTTATCAGCGACAAAGGCGATGCTACGCATAATTACCAGGTAGAAATTACTTTACAAAACAGTGATGCGCATCCGTTAAAAGCGGGAACTTTTGCCTATGTAAATTTTGAAAGAAAATCTTCAGGAACGGCAATTCTGATTCCACGTTCTTCTTTGTTGGAAGGAATGCAAACACCGAAAGTGTATGTGGTTGAAAACGGAAAAGTCATCACTAAAAACATCGTTACAGGAAAAGAAATCGGCGATTTGATTGAAGTGAAAAGCGGCTTAAACACAGGCGAGCAAGTGATTACAAGCGGACAAATCAATCTGAAAGAAGGTTCATTGGTAAAAGCGATTACAGAATAA
- a CDS encoding pyridoxal phosphate-dependent aminotransferase, whose protein sequence is MATAKRLENIKEYYFSKKLREVDELNKQGKDIINLGIGSPDLPPHPDVIKTLQEESAKPNVHGYQSYKGSPVFRNAIADWYKKWYNVSLDANKEILPLMGSKEGIMHICMTYLQEGDKVLVPNPGYPTYASNVSLTGAEMLPYSLKEENNYEPDFDELEQQDLSKVKLLFANYPQMPTGQEATIELFEKLVAFARKHHILIIHDNPYSFILNENPKSILSVEGALDVAIELNSLSKSHNMAGWRLGMLLAKEERINEILRFKSNMDSGMFLPLQLAAAKALTLGKDWHDSVNKVYKARRAKVYELLDLLECTYRKEQVGLFMWAKIPAKYKDGYELADDILYKANVFITPGGIFGSEGNNYIRISLCGNMERFEEAIRRVNRDFAGLKRFA, encoded by the coding sequence ATGGCAACGGCAAAACGTCTTGAAAATATAAAAGAATATTACTTCTCAAAAAAACTTAGAGAAGTGGATGAGCTGAACAAGCAAGGAAAAGATATTATCAATCTCGGTATCGGGAGTCCCGATTTACCGCCGCATCCTGATGTTATAAAAACTTTGCAGGAAGAAAGTGCGAAGCCGAATGTTCACGGTTATCAATCGTATAAAGGTTCGCCTGTTTTCAGAAATGCGATTGCGGATTGGTATAAAAAATGGTACAATGTTTCACTCGATGCGAATAAAGAAATTTTGCCTTTGATGGGTTCAAAAGAAGGCATCATGCACATTTGCATGACGTATCTGCAGGAAGGCGACAAAGTGCTTGTGCCGAATCCGGGTTACCCTACTTATGCAAGCAATGTTTCTTTGACCGGCGCAGAAATGCTGCCTTATTCGTTGAAAGAAGAGAATAATTATGAGCCTGATTTTGATGAATTGGAACAGCAAGATTTATCAAAAGTAAAATTGCTTTTTGCAAATTATCCGCAAATGCCGACGGGACAGGAAGCGACAATTGAGTTGTTTGAAAAGTTGGTTGCCTTTGCACGTAAGCATCATATTTTAATCATTCACGATAATCCGTACAGTTTTATTCTAAATGAAAACCCGAAAAGTATTTTGAGTGTTGAAGGCGCTTTGGATGTGGCGATTGAATTAAATTCTTTGAGCAAATCGCACAACATGGCGGGCTGGCGTTTGGGAATGTTGTTGGCGAAAGAAGAACGCATCAATGAAATTTTGCGCTTCAAAAGCAATATGGACAGCGGTATGTTTCTTCCGCTGCAACTCGCAGCAGCAAAGGCTTTGACGCTTGGTAAAGATTGGCATGACAGCGTAAACAAAGTTTATAAAGCGCGTCGTGCGAAAGTGTATGAGCTGTTGGATTTATTGGAATGCACATACCGCAAAGAGCAGGTCGGTTTGTTTATGTGGGCTAAAATTCCCGCGAAATATAAAGACGGTTATGAGTTGGCGGACGATATTTTATACAAAGCAAATGTGTTCATTACGCCGGGAGGAATTTTCGGAAGCGAAGGAAATAATTATATCAGAATAAGTCTTTGCGGAAATATGGAAAGGTTTGAAGAAGCGATTCGGCGCGTGAATCGTGATTTTGCAGGATTAAAAAGATTTGCATGA
- a CDS encoding DUF6882 domain-containing protein, which translates to MSLSIYKSFEDLSKLSYEYLYAQQDLCEDKYLLGKHERYYYDQDTGLITFSNNDKPCIAFKFENVGSVSYISDTWLWAWANDSCLKNVTTEILTVKELGQLNNFDKLYTDKWEADIYDGWEMTAISAYALKSIGVYRVPNDEENIFHFKLLTALEFIDAIELKKISD; encoded by the coding sequence ATGAGTTTATCTATTTATAAATCGTTTGAAGATTTATCAAAGCTTAGTTATGAATATTTATATGCACAACAGGATTTGTGCGAGGATAAATATTTATTAGGTAAGCATGAAAGATATTATTACGACCAAGATACAGGATTAATTACTTTTAGTAATAATGATAAGCCTTGCATAGCATTTAAATTTGAAAACGTTGGTTCTGTTTCATACATATCAGACACATGGCTTTGGGCTTGGGCTAATGATTCTTGTTTGAAAAATGTTACGACTGAAATTCTTACTGTGAAAGAATTGGGGCAGTTAAACAATTTTGATAAACTTTATACAGATAAATGGGAAGCTGATATTTATGACGGATGGGAAATGACGGCAATTTCTGCTTATGCATTAAAATCGATTGGTGTATATCGTGTCCCAAATGATGAAGAAAATATTTTCCATTTCAAACTATTAACGGCATTAGAATTTATTGATGCAATAGAATTAAAAAAAATAAGCGATTAA